A single region of the Arthrobacter sp. zg-Y20 genome encodes:
- a CDS encoding arginine repressor produces the protein MPATKTARQARIRTLLTGLSVRSQAELAALLADDGVQVTQATLSRDLVELGAVRMRGKDGALVYAVPSEGGERAPKSGVTQEVLDARLARLCGELLVTAEASANIVVLRTPPGAANFLALAIDHSVLPSVLGTIAGDDTVMMVTRDPDGGPDLAARFLRIADEASNNGSAPESRIL, from the coding sequence ATGCCAGCCACAAAGACTGCGCGCCAGGCGCGCATCCGCACGCTGCTGACCGGGCTTTCGGTCCGGTCCCAGGCCGAACTCGCCGCGCTGCTTGCCGACGACGGCGTGCAGGTCACGCAGGCGACGCTGTCCCGCGACCTCGTGGAACTGGGCGCCGTGCGCATGCGCGGCAAGGACGGCGCCCTGGTGTACGCCGTCCCGTCCGAGGGCGGGGAGCGGGCCCCGAAGTCCGGGGTCACCCAGGAGGTGCTGGACGCCCGGTTGGCCCGGCTATGCGGGGAACTGCTGGTCACCGCCGAAGCGTCCGCGAACATCGTTGTGCTGCGCACCCCGCCGGGAGCGGCCAACTTCCTGGCCCTGGCGATTGACCACTCCGTGCTTCCGTCGGTCCTGGGCACCATTGCCGGCGACGACACCGTCATGATGGTGACGCGTGACCCCGACGGCGGACCGGATCTGGCGGCCCGCTTCCTGCGGATAGCCGACGAAGCCAGCAACAACGGCTCGGCACCCGAGAGCCGGATCCTGTAG
- a CDS encoding pyridoxamine 5'-phosphate oxidase family protein, with protein sequence MISDFRAQLRALPDFPDDMPSFDPQTAPGDPAELFRSWLADALAAGVRQPHAFSLATADAAGHPSARMLILKDINDDGWQFATARTSRKGGELAENPNAAMNFYWPELGRQVRVAGGVVLLSAQASAADWQARPAADGSPNPNWQLYALQPREIEFWQARADRHHIRHRLAR encoded by the coding sequence ATGATCAGCGACTTCCGCGCCCAGCTGCGTGCCCTGCCGGACTTTCCAGACGATATGCCGTCCTTCGATCCGCAGACGGCGCCCGGGGATCCCGCGGAACTTTTCCGGAGCTGGCTGGCCGACGCACTGGCGGCCGGAGTGCGGCAACCGCACGCCTTTTCGCTGGCCACGGCCGACGCTGCCGGGCACCCCTCGGCACGGATGCTGATCCTCAAGGACATAAACGACGACGGCTGGCAGTTCGCCACGGCACGCACCTCGCGCAAGGGCGGGGAACTGGCGGAGAACCCGAACGCCGCCATGAATTTCTACTGGCCCGAACTGGGCCGGCAGGTGCGGGTGGCCGGCGGCGTAGTGCTGCTCTCCGCGCAGGCCTCGGCTGCCGACTGGCAGGCGCGGCCGGCGGCGGACGGCAGCCCGAATCCGAACTGGCAGCTGTACGCGTTGCAGCCGCGGGAGATCGAGTTCTGGCAGGCCCGCGCCGACCGGCACCATATCCGGCACCGCTTGGCCCGCTGA
- a CDS encoding argininosuccinate synthase, with translation MSERIVLAYSGGLDTSVAIGWIAEATGAEVIAVAVDVGQGGESLETIRQRALDCGAVEAYVADAREEFASEYCMPALKANALYMDAYPLVSALSRPVIVKHLVAAARQFGATTVSHGCTGKGNDQVRFEVGIQTLGPDLKCIAPVRDLALTRDKAIAFAEEKNLPIVTTKKNPFSIDANVWGRAVETGFLEDIWNGPTPDVYEYTSDPASAPAPDEVVITFKEGVPVAIDGKPVTPLQAIEEMNRRAGAQGIGRIDIVEDRLVGIKSREIYEAPGAMALMAAHRELENVTVEREQARFKKTVGQRWTELVYDGQWFSPLKQSLDAFIGDTQKYVSGDIRMTLDAGRPVVTGRRSDSSLYDFNLATYDTGDSFDQSMARGFIELFGMSSKVASGRDQRLAEGK, from the coding sequence GTGAGCGAACGTATTGTTCTGGCCTACTCAGGTGGCCTGGATACGTCAGTGGCCATCGGCTGGATTGCCGAGGCAACCGGCGCCGAAGTCATCGCCGTGGCGGTGGACGTGGGACAGGGCGGCGAGTCCCTGGAAACCATCCGCCAGCGCGCCCTGGACTGCGGTGCCGTGGAAGCCTACGTGGCGGACGCCCGCGAAGAGTTCGCCAGCGAATACTGCATGCCGGCACTGAAGGCCAACGCCCTGTACATGGACGCCTACCCGCTGGTCTCCGCGCTGTCCCGCCCGGTGATCGTCAAGCACCTGGTTGCTGCAGCCCGCCAGTTCGGCGCCACCACCGTTTCCCACGGCTGCACCGGCAAGGGCAACGACCAGGTCCGCTTCGAAGTTGGCATCCAGACGCTGGGCCCGGACCTGAAGTGCATCGCCCCGGTCCGTGACCTCGCGCTGACCCGCGACAAGGCCATTGCCTTCGCCGAGGAGAAGAACCTGCCGATCGTCACCACCAAGAAGAACCCGTTCTCCATCGATGCCAACGTCTGGGGGCGCGCCGTGGAGACCGGCTTCCTGGAAGACATCTGGAACGGCCCCACGCCGGACGTCTACGAGTACACCTCGGACCCGGCGTCCGCTCCGGCGCCCGACGAAGTGGTCATCACGTTCAAGGAAGGTGTGCCGGTGGCCATCGACGGCAAGCCCGTCACTCCGTTGCAGGCCATCGAGGAAATGAACCGTCGTGCCGGCGCACAGGGCATCGGCCGGATCGACATCGTCGAGGACCGCCTGGTGGGCATCAAGAGCCGCGAAATCTACGAAGCGCCCGGCGCCATGGCACTGATGGCCGCGCACCGCGAACTGGAAAACGTCACGGTGGAGCGCGAGCAGGCCCGCTTCAAGAAGACGGTTGGCCAGCGCTGGACCGAACTGGTTTACGACGGCCAGTGGTTCTCCCCGCTGAAGCAGTCCCTGGATGCCTTCATCGGCGACACCCAGAAGTACGTTTCCGGCGACATCCGCATGACGCTGGATGCCGGCCGCCCGGTAGTGACCGGCCGGCGTTCGGATTCCTCGCTGTATGACTTCAACCTGGCCACCTACGACACCGGTGACAGCTTCGACCAGTCCATGGCCCGCGGCTTCATTGAGCTGTTCGGCATGTCCTCCAAGGTGGCCTCCGGCCGCGACCAGCGCCTAGCAGAAGGTAAGTAA
- the argF gene encoding ornithine carbamoyltransferase, with translation MTRHFLVDTDLTQAEQAEVLDLAAVLKKDRYKYQPFAGESTGRKTVAVIFDKTSTRTRVSFAAGISDLGGVPLIIGAGDSQLGHKESVADTTKVLDRMVSTIVWRTYAQSGLEEMAANSAVPVINALSDDYHPCQLLADLLTIREHKGTLAGLTLTYLGDCANNMANSYLLAGVTAGMHVRVAGPLGYLPDPKIVDAAAARAEETGGSVMITTDAAEALAGADVVATDTWVSMGQEAEKAARQELFRSYAVDGEAMAQAADDAVVLHCLPAYRGYEISADVIDGPQSLVWEEAENRLHAQKALMVWLMARSGLTGTPEARA, from the coding sequence ATGACCCGTCATTTCCTGGTCGACACCGACCTCACCCAGGCGGAGCAGGCCGAGGTCCTCGATCTGGCTGCCGTCCTGAAAAAGGACCGTTACAAGTACCAGCCGTTCGCCGGCGAGTCCACCGGCCGGAAGACCGTGGCCGTCATCTTCGACAAAACGTCCACCCGCACCCGGGTCTCCTTTGCCGCCGGCATTTCGGACTTGGGCGGCGTACCCCTGATCATCGGCGCGGGGGATTCCCAGCTGGGGCACAAGGAAAGCGTGGCGGACACCACCAAGGTGCTCGACCGCATGGTCTCCACCATCGTCTGGCGCACCTACGCGCAGTCCGGCCTGGAGGAAATGGCCGCGAACTCCGCGGTGCCCGTCATCAACGCGCTTTCCGACGACTACCACCCCTGCCAGCTGCTTGCGGACCTGCTGACCATCCGCGAGCACAAGGGCACCCTCGCCGGACTGACCCTGACCTACCTGGGCGACTGCGCCAACAACATGGCCAACTCCTACCTGCTCGCCGGTGTCACCGCCGGCATGCACGTGCGGGTGGCCGGGCCGCTGGGCTACCTGCCGGATCCCAAGATTGTCGACGCCGCAGCCGCCCGCGCCGAAGAGACCGGCGGATCGGTGATGATCACCACCGACGCCGCCGAAGCGCTGGCGGGAGCCGACGTCGTCGCCACCGACACGTGGGTGTCCATGGGCCAGGAAGCCGAAAAGGCTGCCCGGCAGGAACTGTTCCGCAGCTACGCCGTGGACGGCGAGGCCATGGCACAGGCCGCGGACGACGCCGTCGTCCTGCACTGCCTGCCCGCCTACCGCGGTTACGAGATCTCCGCCGACGTGATTGACGGGCCGCAGTCCCTGGTGTGGGAAGAGGCCGAAAACCGCCTGCACGCGCAGAAGGCCCTGATGGTCTGGTTGATGGCGCGTTCGGGCCTGACCGGAACCCCGGAGGCACGCGCATGA
- a CDS encoding DNA-3-methyladenine glycosylase — MAYASDRERLAVPATEAARHLLGAVLTHDVDGERVSVRITEVEAYMGDVDPGSHAFRGQTARNATMFGPAGHLYVYFTYGMHYCANVVCGTEGSATGLLLRAGEVVEGAETAALRRGNPRSHLDLARGPARLAQALGIARPLDGADVFADPLRLTLPDEPVPAELVSTGPRVGVSGPGGTDEYPWRYWLTGDPTVSKYRPAVPRRRPAAAAPAGNPQNA; from the coding sequence ATGGCTTATGCGAGTGATAGAGAACGGCTGGCCGTGCCGGCCACCGAAGCGGCACGCCACCTGCTGGGGGCGGTGCTGACCCACGACGTCGACGGAGAGCGCGTGAGCGTGCGCATTACCGAGGTTGAGGCCTACATGGGCGACGTGGACCCCGGCTCGCACGCCTTCCGTGGACAGACCGCACGGAACGCCACCATGTTCGGGCCGGCCGGGCACCTGTACGTCTACTTCACCTACGGCATGCATTACTGCGCCAACGTGGTCTGCGGCACCGAAGGCTCCGCGACCGGGCTGCTGCTGCGTGCCGGTGAGGTGGTCGAGGGCGCCGAGACGGCGGCGCTGCGGCGCGGGAACCCACGCTCGCACCTGGATCTGGCGCGCGGCCCGGCCCGGCTCGCCCAGGCCCTGGGGATAGCACGGCCACTGGACGGTGCAGATGTCTTCGCCGATCCGCTGCGGCTCACGCTGCCCGACGAACCCGTGCCCGCCGAGCTGGTATCCACCGGTCCGCGGGTCGGCGTCAGCGGCCCCGGGGGGACAGACGAGTATCCCTGGCGGTACTGGCTGACCGGGGATCCAACTGTCTCGAAGTACCGTCCGGCAGTGCCCCGGCGCCGGCCGGCAGCAGCTGCGCCGGCCGGGAATCCGCAAAACGCATAA
- the argH gene encoding argininosuccinate lyase, which produces MTDGKSPEEATGSGSAGSTVQGALWGGRFAGGPADALAALSKSTHFDWRLAGYDIAGSRAHARVLHKAGLLDDGELAGMLAALDQLDADVKSGAYVPAASDEDVHGSLERGLIERAGAQLGGKLRAGRSRNDQIATLGRMYLRDHARIIGAGVLSVIDALVGQAQAHLGVAMPGRTHLQHAQPILLSHHLLAHAWALLRDVQRLADWDKRAAVSPYGSGALAGSSLGLDPNAVAADLGFDSAVWNSIDGTASRDVYAEFSWVAAMIGVDLSRISEEVILWATKEFSFVTLDDAYSTGSSIMPQKKNPDVAELARGKAGRLIGDLTGLLATLKGLPLAYNRDLQEDKEPVFDAADTLELLLPAVSGMIATLKFNTGRMQSLAPQGFALATDIAEWLVRQGVPFRQAHELSGAAVQLAEGRGVELWDLTDEDYAGISPHLTPEVRTVLSTEGSLGSRSSQGGTARSAVEAQLAELHRQLEAVRGYAG; this is translated from the coding sequence ATGACAGACGGCAAGTCGCCAGAAGAAGCAACGGGTTCCGGGTCCGCCGGATCAACCGTCCAGGGCGCGCTGTGGGGCGGCCGGTTTGCTGGCGGTCCGGCGGACGCCCTTGCCGCGCTGAGCAAATCCACCCACTTCGACTGGCGGCTTGCCGGCTATGACATCGCCGGTTCCCGTGCCCACGCCCGCGTGCTGCACAAAGCCGGCCTGCTCGACGACGGCGAGCTGGCGGGGATGCTCGCAGCCCTGGACCAGCTCGACGCCGACGTGAAGTCCGGCGCGTATGTCCCGGCCGCGTCCGACGAGGATGTGCACGGATCCCTGGAGCGCGGCCTGATTGAGCGCGCCGGTGCCCAGCTGGGCGGCAAACTGCGGGCCGGACGGTCCCGCAATGACCAGATCGCCACGCTCGGCCGGATGTACCTGCGGGACCACGCACGGATCATCGGCGCCGGGGTGCTGTCCGTGATCGATGCCCTGGTGGGCCAGGCGCAGGCGCACCTCGGGGTGGCCATGCCGGGCCGCACGCATCTGCAGCATGCCCAGCCCATCCTGCTCAGCCACCACCTGCTGGCCCACGCGTGGGCCCTGCTGCGTGATGTGCAGCGGCTCGCGGACTGGGACAAGCGTGCCGCGGTATCTCCCTACGGTTCCGGCGCCCTGGCCGGTTCCTCCCTGGGCCTGGATCCGAACGCCGTCGCCGCGGACCTCGGGTTCGACTCCGCGGTGTGGAACTCCATTGACGGCACCGCCTCGCGCGACGTGTACGCGGAATTTTCCTGGGTGGCGGCCATGATCGGCGTGGATCTGTCCCGGATCAGCGAGGAAGTCATTCTCTGGGCCACGAAGGAATTCTCCTTCGTCACCCTGGATGACGCCTACTCCACCGGTTCGTCCATCATGCCGCAGAAGAAGAACCCGGACGTGGCCGAACTGGCCCGCGGCAAGGCCGGACGCCTGATCGGCGACCTGACCGGGCTCCTGGCCACCCTCAAGGGACTGCCGCTGGCCTACAACCGCGACCTGCAGGAAGACAAGGAACCGGTCTTCGACGCGGCGGACACCCTGGAACTGCTGCTGCCCGCCGTCTCCGGCATGATCGCCACGCTCAAGTTCAACACCGGCCGGATGCAGTCGCTGGCCCCGCAGGGCTTTGCCCTGGCTACGGACATTGCCGAGTGGCTGGTCCGCCAGGGCGTCCCCTTCCGCCAGGCACATGAACTATCCGGTGCGGCCGTGCAGCTGGCCGAGGGACGCGGCGTCGAACTGTGGGACCTGACCGACGAGGATTATGCCGGGATCTCCCCGCACCTGACACCGGAGGTGCGTACCGTGCTCAGCACCGAAGGCTCACTCGGCAGCCGCAGCTCCCAGGGCGGCACCGCGCGGTCCGCCGTCGAAGCGCAGCTCGCTGAGCTCCACCGGCAGCTGGAGGCAGTGCGCGGCTACGCCGGCTGA
- a CDS encoding aldo/keto reductase — MSNLHEVLKNKIGFGTAPLGNMFRDIPQDEALATVEAAWNAGIRYFDTAPFYGAGLAESRLGEVISQHNRDEYVLSTKVGRLILDEEEEKSDGLFNHGRSNKIATDYTADATLRSIEESLARLKTDRLDFVFIHDTSRDFLGDEWVAKFNEARTGAFRVLARLQDEGVINGWGLGVNTTEPIELAMDMDEAAPTMSLSATQYTLLQHDRALQRMMPTAQEKGVGIVVGGPFNSGALLGGDHFDYGDIPPVIKQKIAAMTEIARRHDVSLKAAALQFSTAHPAVTAVIPGSSRPERVWEDIAAMKADIPGAFWDELLEQKLISAHAPLPRS; from the coding sequence ATGTCTAACCTGCACGAAGTGCTCAAGAACAAGATCGGATTCGGCACAGCCCCGCTGGGAAACATGTTCCGGGACATTCCCCAGGACGAAGCGTTGGCCACGGTTGAGGCCGCTTGGAACGCAGGCATACGTTACTTCGACACGGCCCCGTTCTACGGCGCCGGCCTCGCAGAATCCCGGCTGGGTGAGGTCATCTCGCAGCACAACCGCGATGAGTATGTGCTGAGCACCAAAGTGGGACGGCTGATCCTGGATGAAGAAGAGGAAAAGAGCGACGGCCTCTTCAACCACGGACGCTCGAACAAGATCGCCACGGACTACACCGCCGATGCCACGCTGCGCTCCATTGAGGAAAGCCTTGCACGGCTGAAGACCGACCGGCTGGACTTCGTGTTCATCCACGACACCTCCCGGGACTTCCTCGGTGATGAGTGGGTGGCCAAGTTCAACGAGGCTCGAACCGGCGCGTTCCGCGTCCTCGCCCGGCTGCAGGATGAGGGCGTCATCAACGGCTGGGGCCTGGGTGTAAACACCACCGAGCCCATCGAGCTGGCCATGGACATGGATGAGGCCGCACCGACGATGAGCCTTTCCGCCACCCAGTACACGCTGCTGCAGCACGACCGTGCCCTGCAGCGCATGATGCCCACGGCGCAGGAAAAGGGTGTGGGCATCGTCGTCGGCGGCCCCTTCAACTCCGGTGCCCTGCTGGGCGGCGACCACTTCGACTACGGAGACATCCCCCCGGTGATCAAGCAGAAGATCGCCGCGATGACTGAGATCGCCCGGCGGCACGACGTGAGTCTGAAGGCTGCTGCCCTGCAGTTCTCCACCGCCCACCCCGCCGTAACTGCGGTCATCCCGGGTTCCAGCCGGCCCGAACGGGTCTGGGAGGATATCGCCGCGATGAAGGCTGACATCCCGGGTGCGTTCTGGGACGAGCTGCTCGAGCAGAAGCTCATTTCCGCTCACGCTCCCCTGCCCCGCTCGTAG